GCTACTGAATCCTCATCTGAATTAGTGTATGTCTGGTTTTCATGAATAATTGCCACAGCATCACAGTCAGATGTAATATACCTTCAAAGAATAAAATGAACACACATAATTACATAAACAATAATGAAAATGCTGGGGGTCTGGGGTTGATATAATGAAATTTCTTGTCACTTCTGACATATTCAATGGTCCAAGGCTCAAGACAGACAAATTCAGAGTTAGAGCAAGCTGCGTACCCCTGGAAGCCCCATTCATCCCTGGTCTTCTGCAGAAGATCTTTGCGAGCACAGATTGGCACCCCATTAACCTGGTTATATGAACACATCAAGCAGCTGGCGCGAGCCTCCTGGATGCAGGTCTTGAAAGGAGGCTGGTATGTGTCCTCCAAATCTTGTGCATTTACCTGCCATTAGTGGATTACAAATCAAAACATTTCTTTTGATCTCGTTGTAATCGCAATTTGCTATAGAAGTTCACAAGAAATATGGTAAGTTCAAGCCTGTAATTCGACTTTTCAGCTGACATATTGGTAATCAAACCACATGAATACAGATATTTTAATTGGAAATTAAATTCTCAACCCAGTTTATCCAGAAAATCTCAACCTACTCCCTGGAGCGAAACATGCCATTATGTCAGTGTTTCTCTATGCGTCGACTAATAGTATAATACTCCTAGAAGACTGTCTGTTGGCTATCCACGAAACTTCTATACTATATCTATGTAAGATTATATAAGCTGAGAGAAATGATAAGGCGTGAACGTCCTCACCTTGGCATTGAAGGTGTACCTGGAGAAGCCCTCCCATTTCTCCATGTCATACGCCGTATAGTGCTTGCAGCATGCCGAGAGCCTAATCCTGCCTTCGTCCCCGTACTCCCCCTGGAACCCCTTGACGTACTCGAGGGAgtacgcggcggcgacggcggggtccTCCCCGGACGTCTCCTGGCCGCGACCCCACCGCGGGTCGCGGAAGATGTTGATGTTGGGCGCCCAGTAGGTGAGCCCCGCCTGGCCGGCGCCGTGCATCCCGAGGGCCTCCGTGGCGACGGCCCCGGCCACGGCGCGCCACAGCGAGCGGTtgaaggcggcggtggtgagGATGACCTGCgggaaggcggtggcggcgcggacgGGGCCCGAGGAGAAGTTGACCCCGGGCCCGTTGTCGGCGAGCCCGTGGAGGGACTCGGACCACCACTGGTAGGGCGGGACGCCCAGGCGCGGGACCCCGGCCGCCGTGTTGGACAGCTGCGCGATCTTCTCGTCCAGGGTGAGCAGCGAGACgagcgcccgcgcgcgcgccgggaTGGAGAGCGAGGCGTCGCAGAACGGGTAGGCGCTCGCCGAGTACGGCGACGCGCACGGGCGCGCgttcggcgccgccaccgccgtccccggcgcggcgccggcgaggacgaggaggcagaggagggcGAAAAGCATGGCGGGGTCTAGCCGTTAGGTGGGATGATTCGATTCGATCGAAGAATTTGGCGTCTGCGCCGAGTGGCTTGCGGTTTTTATTAAGCGACCATCACTGAGCTGCTGTGTTGTCACGGGACGGTGCCGAGACTGGGACCGGGAAACGGGGTCTGCCTCTGGCATGTGGGGCTGAAGCTGCCCACTGCCGCCGCCCAGTGTATGACTAGGTAGGATCAGACGATCAGTTGCTTGCTAGCTCGGCCTTTGCTTGCCATGCGTAATTCATTTTTGGATAAGCATGGCCAAGTCATGCTCTGGATTATCAAAGGAAATCAGGAATCGTGTTTGGACCCGCAACGAGATATTCCTTCTTCAGCGGCTTatgcggtgcggtgcggtgctCTGCTCATCGTCGTTGTTTGCTATTGCTCGTGAAGTCGTGAAGTTGCTGTGCTGACGAGTTGCCTAGCTGCCGGCCACTGTCCGTGTCCTGTTCTTGGCTCAAGCTCTGGCTCTCTAGTtcgaggggaggaggagaaattATGGTCGGGTCGGCGACCGATCGCGGTTGTTAGTTGCTATTGCATTCACTCACAGTGGTGCCAAACCCTTCATGCCCCCATACAGCCGTACGAGGACAGAAGCACGCATCCTGTTTTCTGCgatgttttcttcctttctcaCAAAGTCTTTGATCGTATGACGTATGGGCCGAATGACTGCGCACTCGATGAAGCTGACCCGGCGGCCCTCTCCACATACTACATTTTGTTTTAGGTTTCTGTGTGCTGCGGTTTTGAAAAAGCTTGACCCATCGTATCATTATGCAGTTCCTTCCTCCGTCCATGAGcgatccaaaaaaaaaatcaaaatacgATATTCATACACGCGAATGCTGCAGTCCCCGTCACCAAAACGCTCGAGCAGGCACTTCCACCTTGGAGATAAGTTATATAATATCCATCCCGTTCGGTGTAGGACAATCGGATACGAACCGAATATCAGGGCACCAGGAAATGGGACGCCCCAACGACAAGCGTCAGAGCGCCCCGTGACTGCACAAGCACAATAACACCctgccctcaaaaaaaaaaaagcacaataACACCCGCTGGAGCCGGGCATCCCATGCGTGATGCGTCCACCAGATGAtcttggggttgtttggatacaagatgctaaattttaacagggtcacatcggatgttcggatgctaattagaagaattaaacataagctaattacaaaattaattgcacagatggagtctaattcgcgagatgaatctattaaagctaattaatccatcattagcaaatatttattgtagcaccacattatcaaatcatagactaattaggcttagtagattcgtctcgcgaattagactccatctgtgcaattagttttataattagactatatttaatactcctaattatatctaaacatccgatgtgacaggtgctaaagtttagcgggaCGTATCAAATAGCCCCTTAGCACGAATCAAGAGCTAGTCATACGAATAGGCCACTATGGTGTATTCCTACAGTAATAGCACCGGACAAAAATGCCCTTTCGATTTTTGAAGCTTCGACAGCGCCATGCTGCCAATGCAATCAGCTTCATGTAGCTAATGCTACACAGTTGCTCATTCACTCTGCAGACACGTGAGGCAGAGCTCGACAGCTCGTGCACTGTATGGGAATGTGCGGGAGAAACAAATGTAAAGAAAACACCCCTATCATTTTCCCCTCGTAGTCTTCTTCTTCGTAGCTCCACATCATTTTCTCCTCCCAATAGTTGAGGGCGCGTTTGGGAGGGCACTGGCCGGCTCCGACTCTTCCTGACACGAGCACTGTAGCGTCACAGAAGCTGGAACCGGAGAAGCCACAATTTGTGGCTCCATCTGCTCCTCCTTGATCTGTGAGAAGGAGGGAGATGAGAGAGAAAAGAAGCTCCCATGAACAGTTGCGCTACAGGATGTGAACAATTGCGCTACAAATGTCAGATGGAGCCGGAGCTGCAAAGAGCTCCACCAACCTGGCCCTTAACAAGTTCCGATGGAAAGCATAAGATCATGCGCAAAAATAAGCTTCAGCTATGGATGGCCAGTGGCAGAGCTGGCGATTTTCCACACCTAGGACCACTTCTCTAAACACTTAAACCACCTAAATTAACCCACGTATCCAACAATAGTGAAGCATGAAATACATGATTTAGAGAGTACGTCTCAATTTCATATCTAATTATACAacaaaattaataaaaaaaccCTGAAGAAGTACAAAAGAAATACCTAAGTAGTGTCGATTTGGTTCATCCCTGCCTATCATATCTTCACCAACATTGCTAAATACTAACTCTTGTGTTCTACTGTTTCCGGTTCCAATTGTATTGACTGAGCTTGAACAAAATGTTGTATTGTTTCAATCATAAGCTTTATGAGCCGGAGGATAAAATGATTTCCATGTCCTGCACCTCTTTAGGATGGCTATCCTGCACGACGATGGCTTGCGAGGAGCTCTGCGACATATACGTAGGTAGTAGAGTACATCCATGATCCTTGACCTCGCAATGGCTGTAAACCTTTCGTGTTTTAATCGATTTGGTTCTCTTTGCCATGCTTCTAATTCGTGGCACCAGAATGCTTCTCTCCCCTCTCCTTggctcgcaaaaaaaaaaattcctccaTTCCCCAGATTTCTAATCGATTGGAGCATTCCTCCATTCTGAACACTGCCTGAtgtcagaaaaaaaatatagaggAATGATCAATAGTTCCTTCTAAAATCAATGAAAAAACTCCAATCCAAATCCTGTACCTCACGGGCACCGTGCTGCTGCCGCCCGCGGCCCCGGGGGCCAGCAGCCTCAGCGTGTACCTCACCGGCGGCCAGGGACAGGTCATCGCCGCTGGGCCCGTGGTTCTCATGGCCGCCGTCAGACGCTCGCTGGAGGGAGAGTCACCGCAGCGAAGCCACAGAGCCCCAAGGCGAAGCAGAACCAGCGGGAGCACAACCACAACAACAGGTGGCGTCGCAGTCATCAGGGGTGACCGGAGGGgatgccggtggcggcggcattgGCCATGGCATGTACGGGGCGCGTCGAAgtcccaccaggccaccactaTCTCAGCTCCCAAAACCGTTGGGCTTGGGCCTAGCCGCCACGGCCGAACCcgcccgacgcggcggcgcgtcgAAATTACCAACCAAACATCCGGGAAAAACTCCGAAACCCAACCAAAAACCCGTAAAACCACGGGGAAACCTCACACGTCTTCCTCCGTCCAGCCTGTCTCCGGACCCCGCTCCTTAACGCCGCATCATCCCCTCCCAATCTCGTCTTCCCCCAACCCGTACCCGTCAAAAATTCCCTCCGCTCGATTCTCAGGGAGGGGGAGCGAGACGGAAGGACGCTCCGGGGCCGCAATGCGCGTCCTCGCCGCggtcctcctcgccgcggcgtgtgcggcggcggcggcggcggcggtggcttccgggggcggcggcggggagctgcCGGAGTTCCGGGAGGCGCCGGCGTTCCGCAACGGCGCGGCCTGCGCGGGCGCGCCGACGATCCACATCGCGATGACGCTGGACGCCACCTACCTGCGTGGCTCCCTCGCCGGCGTCCTCTCCGTGCTCCGCCACGCCGCCTGCCCGGAGTCCATCGCCTTCCACTTCGTCGCATCCTCGGCGTCCCCGGCGCGGCGCCTCGCTTCGCTCCGCCGCGCGCTGGCGGCCGCCTTCCCCACGCTCCCCGCCACCGTGCACCGCTTCGACGCCCGACTCGTCCGGGGCAAGatctcctcctccgtccgccgCGCGCTCGACCAGCCCCTCAACTACGCCCGCATCTACCTCGCCGACCTCCTCCCGCGCTCCGTCTCCCGCGTCCTCTACCTCGACTCCGacctcctcgtcgtcgacgacgtcgcCCGCCTCTGGGCCACCGACCTCGGCCccgacgccgccctcgccgcgcccgAGTACTGCCACGCCAACTTCACCTCCTACTTCACCGACGCGTTCTGGCGACACCCCGAGTACGCCGCCGTCTTCGCCAACCGGACGCGCGTCCCCTGCTACTTCAACACCGGGGTCATGGTCATCGACCTGGACCGGTGGCGCGCCGGCGGGTACACCGGGAAGCTGGAGTACTGGATGGAGGTGCAGAAGCAGGAGGCCAGGATATACGAGCTGGGCTCCCTCCCGCCGTTCCTCCTGGTGTTCGCCGGCGAGGTGAAGGCCGTGGAGCACCGGTGGAACCAGCACGGGCTCGGCGGCGACAACGTGGCGGGGCAGTGCCGGGAGCTGCACCCGGGCCCGGTCAGCCTGCTGCACTGGAGCGGGAAGGGGAAGCCGTGGCTGCGCCtggacgccggccggccgtgcccGCTCGACGCGCTCTGGGCGCCCTacgacctcctccgccgccgcggcgcccgcgacgacctcctcgccgccgtcgcctgaGCAATGCTGGCCCCACATCGCTGGAGCGATCGATTTGCTCGCGTCCGATGGGATCATATTCCACGGCGCTTGGCTGCTCGCTTCGCCGCCGTCTGGGTGTCGGCGTTGGTGTACTGAGTCACTGACACGTTGACCCACTCGCCACTCCGCGTGGGTCCCTTCAGTGTCCATGCTGTAAGCCGTAATGGCGTTGGTTGGAGTAGCCCCATCGGTACTGCCATTCATCGGGCCCACACGTTGGTGGCGGATGGGGATTTTGGGGGTGGGGGGCCGAGGTGAAATGCAGCCATGGGTTGTGTACAGTACAGCTGTTATTTTGGCCTGTTGGGGCAATATTCTTTATTATTTGTTCTTAAGTTCTTGGATGTACTCCATATAATAGCAATATACTGCAGGCACAGTTTTAGCACCACTGGAATAAAATTTGGGAATGTTTGAATTAGGGTTTCGTTTAAGTCCAGAGGTTAGGGCTCGGGAGGAGCGATAAAGCTTGGTGTAACTTTATTAGTTTCTGTACGAATGCAACGCTGCCAGTTTTAAATTCGTTGAGCACAGTGCAGAGCTAGATCAGATGTGAGATGTCGTTTTgctctgaaaaagaaaagaaagaaaggcagAAAGAAAAGGTTAATTGGATGTCGTCTCGTGGCACAAATCTCAATCCTGTGTCTCCAAATTTCAGGAATCTGATCTGACTTTCCCGCTTTTGTTTAAAGCCTGATCCGCGACGATTTCAGTGGAGCTTGGTGCCATGTGATTCGAACGAGCGCTTGCCAAGTGCTCGAGTGGATCTTTGTAAAAAGTTGGGAAATTCTTTGCTTCTCCCGTGCGCGACtgcgagcgagcgagagggagggagcagagagggaagggggaaaaaaaaaggttcagtTGCTTTCAGCCTTTTGTCCTCGGTTACTATCAGGTTGCTGGCGAGGGGACGATCACTCGATTGCGGTAGCGTGCGAGCGTGATGTTGTCGACGGAAATGCTGCTTTGCGCAGGATTACTGCAGCTGTGACAAGCAGCCAAAGGTGCTTGAAAAAGTTAATCTGATGGTCATGACATGACCCCTTTTTTTCACCCTCTACTAGGATAGACAAAcgactgcactgcactgcactacACTGCACTGCACATGTACGTTCGTGCTGCCACTGATTCTTGATTATGCTTGTAGAGTTCTTACGAACGGTTTAATGTACGAGGCATCAAAAATTGACATTTGAGCGCCTTTCTGATAAGAAAAGGTATCTGCTGTACGCCTGTACCGGTACTTCATTGGAGCAAACTCGTAGAGCTACGAAGATTGCTCCTAGACTGACTACCACTTTCTCCTAGCAAACTCGTAGAACTTGCCACGGAGTTACGGATTACCAATGCTGATCTTGGTCGCTATTGCTGGCCGGGGGTACATGA
This portion of the Setaria viridis chromosome 7, Setaria_viridis_v4.0, whole genome shotgun sequence genome encodes:
- the LOC117862401 gene encoding probable galacturonosyltransferase-like 3 encodes the protein MRVLAAVLLAAACAAAAAAAVASGGGGGELPEFREAPAFRNGAACAGAPTIHIAMTLDATYLRGSLAGVLSVLRHAACPESIAFHFVASSASPARRLASLRRALAAAFPTLPATVHRFDARLVRGKISSSVRRALDQPLNYARIYLADLLPRSVSRVLYLDSDLLVVDDVARLWATDLGPDAALAAPEYCHANFTSYFTDAFWRHPEYAAVFANRTRVPCYFNTGVMVIDLDRWRAGGYTGKLEYWMEVQKQEARIYELGSLPPFLLVFAGEVKAVEHRWNQHGLGGDNVAGQCRELHPGPVSLLHWSGKGKPWLRLDAGRPCPLDALWAPYDLLRRRGARDDLLAAVA